One Centroberyx gerrardi isolate f3 chromosome 2, fCenGer3.hap1.cur.20231027, whole genome shotgun sequence DNA window includes the following coding sequences:
- the LOC139923539 gene encoding trypsin-like: MKHFLLLALFGWAVALEEDSKIVGGYECPKHSVPYQVYLSAGNYVCGGTLLSSEWVLSAAHCKTKPSLKVYLGLHNHRVAEKTRQLIMSTKVIRHPDYNSRCHDNDIMLIKLSRPAILNSYVRPATLPTKCARDGTMCRISGWGRLLPSKESLSDKLQCLDAPLLSDNTCCNAYRQLFTKNMICAGFLKGGKDSCKGDSGGPMVCGGEIQGVVSWGRGCAQRNYPGVYTKVCNYISWIKNIMKSG; this comes from the exons atGAAGCATTTCCTTCTTCTGGCACTCTTTGGATGGGCAG TTGCCCTGGAGGAAGATAGCAAGATTGTTGGAGGGTATGAGTGCCCAAAGCACTCTGTGCCCTACCAAGTGTATCTCTCTGCCGGGAATTACGTATGTGGAGGGACTCTTCTGTCTAGTGAGTGGGTGCTGTctgctgcacactgcaaaacaaa GCCATCTCTAAAAGTATATCTGGGACTGCACAACCACCGGGTGGCTGAGAAGACCAGACAGCTCATCATGTCCACCAAGGTTATCCGCCACCCTGACTACAACTCCCGCTGTCACGACAATGACATCATGCTGATCAAGCTGAGCCGGCCAGCCATTCTGAACAGCTATGTGCGCCCCGCTACCCTCCCCACAAAGTGCGCCCGTGATGGGACGATGTGCCGTATCTCTGGATGGGGGAGGCTTCTTCCCAGCAAAGAGAGCT TATCTGACAAGTTGCAGTGCCTGGATGCCCCCCTCCTGAGTGACAACACCTGCTGTAATGCCTATCGTCAATTGTTCACTAAGAACATGATCTGTGCCGGGTTCCTGAAGGGAGGCAAAGACTCCTGTAAG gGTGACTCTGGGGGTCCCATGGTCTGTGGCGGGGAGATCCAGGGTGTGGTGTCTTGGGGGCGTGGCTGTGCTCAGAGAAACTACCCCGGGGTGTACACAAAAGTTTGCAATTACATCTCCTGGATCAAGAACATCATGAAATCTGGCTGA
- the lmbrd2b gene encoding G-protein coupled receptor-associated protein LMBRD2B, with the protein MSGAALGIEIVVVFFLALFLLHRYGDFRKQQRMVLFGTLLAWYLCFLIVFILPLDVSTTIYKQCKLDHEEHASVPTVNPLPSNQTTGNSSVTPTKSAPKPCYKPWSYIPDGIMPVFWRVVYWTSQCLTWLLLPFMQSYARSGGFSITGKIKTALIENAIYYGTYLLIFGSLLIYVAIHPEWHLSWYELQTIGITAANTWGLFLLVLLLGYGLVEIPRSYWNASRRGHLLIKTYFKAAKLMTEKADAEENLEDVMEEVRKVSESIKYNHPLRKYIDTILRKCPVDYQEKMGRNMDDYEDFDDKQNTYPSEKSLVKLHKQVIYAVQRHNRTRVQWQILLQQAIHLEDMAKNETSSTHQFVHSFPSSEPPGWFSRYLYTPTVEWYWECLLKQWFYRLLSVVLTLFSVAVVWSECTFFSTRPVLSLFAVFIQLAERDYNYLYIEMACFVTIFFLCTCVYSTVFRIRVFNYYYLASHHQTDAYSLQFSGMLFCRLTPPLCLNFLGLIHMDSAISHQKKEPTAYTSIMGSMRVLSFIANGFYIYYPMLIVILCIATYFSLGTRCLNLLGFQQFMGDSEMTSDLIDEGKELIRREKRKRQRIEDGENRRREWKERYGNPRDDYAARNRSTHAEMKETSYSDTVNPNTNRQAKYSRSGSRSERDCIELLQDAEPLDFNADTLTDDPLEADSGRHTGGRYLSMSSSRSRIFDDV; encoded by the exons ATGAGCGGGGCCGCACTGGGCATCGAGATAGTGGTGGTGTTTTTCCTGGCACTGTTCCTGCTGCATCGCTATGGGGACTTCCGGAAGCAGCAACGCATGGTGCTGTTCGGCACGCTGCTGGCCTGGTACCTGTGTTTCCTCATCGTCTTTATCTTGCCGCTGGATGTCAGCACG ACCATCTACAAGCAGTGCAAGTTAGATCATGAGGAGCATGCATCTGTTCCCACTGTCAACCCATTACCTTCCAATCAAACAACAGGAAACTCGTCTGTCACACCCACTAAAAG TGCACCAAAGCCATGCTACAAGCCATGGAGCTACATTCCAGATGGGATTATGCCTGTGTTCTGGAGAGTGGTGTACTGGACATCCCAGTGTCTGACATG gctgctgctgcctttcATGCAGTCATACGCCCGCTCTGGCGGCTTCTCCATCACTGGGAAAATTAAAACGGCACTGATAGAGAACGCAATATATTATGGAACCTACTTGCTCATCTTCGGCTCTCTGCTAATATATGTGGCCATTCACCCTGAGTGGCATCTCTCCTG GTACGAGCTCCAGACCATCGGCATCACAGCAGCCAACACCTGGGGTCTTttcctgctggtgctgctgctcgGTTACGGACTGGTGGAAATCCCCCGCTCCTACTGGAACGCGTCAAGGCGCGGACACCTGCTCATCAAGACGTACTTCAAGGCGGCCAAGCTGATGACGGAAAAGGCCGACGCTGAGGAGAACTTAGAGGACGTCATGGAG GAGGTGAGAAAAGTCAGTGAATCCATCAAGTACAACCACCCACTGAGGAAGTACATTGATACCATTCTCAGAAAA TGTCCAGTGGATTACCAAGAGAAGATGGGCAGGAACATGGACGACTATGAGGACTTTGACGACAAACAAAACACGTACCCCAGTGAGAAGAGCCTGGTGAAGCTTCATAAACAG GTGATCTACGCAGTGCAGAGACACAACAGGACACGCGTCCAGTGGCAGatcctcctgcagcaggccATCCACTTGGAGGACATGGCGAAGAACGAGACCAGTTCCACCCACCAGTTTGTCCACAGCTTCCCCTCCTCGGAGCCTCCTGGCTGGTTCAGCAGATACCTGTACACGCCGACTGTAG AGTGGTACTGGGAGTGCCTCCTGAAGCAGTGGTTTTACCGGCTGCTGTCTGTGGTCCTGACCCTGTTCAGCGTGGCCGTGGTTTGGTCCGAGTGCACCTTCTTCAGCACCCGGCCCGTCCTCTCTCTGTTCGCTGTGTTCATCCAGCTCGCCGAAAGAGACTACAACTACCTGTACATTGAG ATGGCGTGCTTCGTCACCATCTTCTTCCTGTGCACCTGTGTTTACTCCACCGTGTTCCGCATTCGGGTTTTCAACTACTACTACCTTGCCTCTCACCACCAAACCGATGCTTACAGCCTCCAGTTCAGCGGCAT GTTGTTCTGTCGTTTAACCCCTCCTCTGTGTCTGAACTTCCTGGGTTTGATCCACATGGACTCTGCAATCTCCCACCAGAAGAAGGAGCCGACTGCCTACACCTCT ATCATGGGATCGATGCGTGTCCTCTCATTTATTGCTAATGGATTCTATATCTACTACCCCATGCTGATAGTAATCCTGTGTATTGCTACCTACTTCAG CTTGGGGACCCGCTGCCTGAACCTGCTGGGCTTCCAGCAGTTCATGGGCGACAGTGaaatgacctctgacctgatcGATGAGGGCAAGGAGCTGATCCGAAGAG agaaaagaaaaaggcaaaGGATTGAAGATGGTGAGAACAGACGAAGA gagTGGAAGGAGCGCTACGGCAATCCCAGGGACGATTACGCCGCCAGGAACAGGAGCACTCACGCTGAAATGAAGGAGACCAGCTATTCTGATACTGTGAACCCCAACACTAACCGAC AGGCAAAATATTCTCGGAGCGGGAGTCGATCAGAGAGAGACTGCATCGAGCTGCTCCAGGATGCAGAACCGTTAGACTTCAACGCTGATACTCTGACAGACGACCCTCTTGAGGCAGACTCCGGCAG GCACACAGGAGGAAGGTACCTCTCCATGTCCTCGTCCCGGAGCCGAATCTTCGACGACGTCTGA